From the Leptotrichia sp. oral taxon 221 genome, one window contains:
- a CDS encoding SIMPL domain-containing protein (The SIMPL domain is named for its presence in mouse protein SIMPL (signalling molecule that associates with mouse pelle-like kinase). Bacterial member BP26, from Brucella, was shown to assemble into a channel-like structure, while YggE from E. coli has been associated with resistance to oxidative stress.), whose amino-acid sequence MKRLLVIFSAFLALNSFVIGEPVKKISVTGNVEKEILPNMATLHFEITGRDKSLTKATEKVNQKLQGFKSTLKAENIGIDSIETESISDRKIKVNGNGSNNLAKSNPTSYTAEMKILVKNVAYDKIGELIEINEGEKLKSITKKIENYNDDEDIDGEFVDDEDDSSDNQVVNIGKSNGDVYEVKLRENDKTLSGTLNKLFAKINFVNNKLQKMGSTGASVSFGGYEIRENYGGDLKKEEEYEVTHKLNVVTKNLKDLNTIIALADKNDLNIVGSIKFDLSNRAEIESEMYNEAYNQAKQKAASILKSSNLKVGDVIVVSEDVDFQQKMIDRMDENWTVAAAPASKSIAKEMNFEIAVVSSPKMEAKVDYTPKPLKLTQNISVMYEMIGK is encoded by the coding sequence ATGAAACGATTATTAGTGATATTTAGTGCGTTTTTAGCATTAAATTCGTTTGTAATAGGAGAGCCGGTTAAGAAAATTAGTGTTACTGGTAATGTTGAAAAGGAAATTTTACCAAATATGGCGACTTTACATTTTGAGATTACTGGGAGAGATAAAAGTTTGACTAAGGCGACAGAAAAAGTTAATCAGAAATTGCAAGGATTTAAATCGACATTGAAGGCAGAAAACATAGGAATAGATAGCATTGAGACTGAGTCGATTTCTGATAGGAAAATTAAAGTGAATGGGAATGGAAGTAACAATTTAGCAAAGTCAAATCCAACTTCGTATACTGCTGAAATGAAAATATTGGTTAAAAATGTGGCTTATGATAAAATTGGAGAATTGATAGAGATAAACGAAGGGGAGAAACTTAAAAGTATTACGAAAAAGATAGAGAATTATAATGATGATGAGGATATTGATGGTGAGTTTGTTGATGACGAAGATGATAGTAGCGATAATCAAGTTGTGAATATAGGAAAATCGAATGGAGATGTCTATGAAGTGAAATTGAGGGAAAATGATAAAACTTTGAGCGGGACATTGAATAAACTTTTTGCGAAAATAAATTTTGTGAATAATAAATTGCAAAAAATGGGTTCGACTGGAGCGAGTGTTTCTTTTGGAGGATATGAAATTCGAGAGAATTACGGTGGTGACTTGAAAAAGGAAGAAGAATATGAAGTTACGCATAAATTAAATGTTGTTACTAAAAATTTGAAGGATTTGAATACAATAATTGCTTTGGCTGATAAAAATGACTTGAATATTGTAGGTTCGATTAAATTTGATTTGTCAAATAGAGCGGAAATTGAATCAGAAATGTATAATGAAGCGTATAATCAAGCAAAACAGAAAGCTGCGAGTATTTTAAAATCTAGTAATTTAAAGGTTGGAGATGTAATTGTTGTGAGTGAGGATGTAGATTTTCAGCAAAAAATGATTGATAGAATGGATGAAAATTGGACAGTTGCAGCAGCACCTGCATCAAAAAGTATTGCAAAAGAAATGAATTTTGAAATAGCGGTTGTTTCAAGTCCAAAAATGGAAGCAAAAGTAGATTATACTCCAAAACCTTTAAAATTAACGCAAAATATATCGGTAATGTACGAAATGATTGGAAAATAG
- a CDS encoding DUF1576 domain-containing protein has translation MIKQKKQEYLIISVLPLLLIIYSMMKISFLDFLAGMKIITLSDGVLLTDNFKIAGTYTSLINASIITLINIVLLYKLDMKINGLVISGIFLMLGFSLIGKNLINIIPFYVGAYLYALYNRQSFKSIVIICMFSTCLAPMVSSVAKLFNYTLIGIILAFILGVILGFIVPPISTRAVQFHGGYSLYNTGLSAGLVAVVFYSIMKNLGINMESRGNYLETQNYEVMLVLIIVFLFYIFYGFKRNNYSFDGYRKIFSHSGRLITDFTVTEGVSLVFVNIGILGLMCTAIIFFFFPVNGPILCGLLTVVGFGGFGKHLKNVLPVMFGVMIAYYFFGQSIPLTNYAIIMFFSTTLAPISGKFGFIIGILVGFLNYCVTLNVGVTHGGLNLYNTGFSAGILATVCVPILQIFFDENKKR, from the coding sequence ATGATAAAGCAAAAAAAGCAAGAATATTTAATAATTTCAGTTTTACCATTACTTTTAATAATTTATTCTATGATGAAGATATCATTTTTAGATTTTTTAGCAGGTATGAAAATAATTACATTATCTGATGGTGTCTTGCTTACTGATAATTTTAAAATAGCGGGAACATATACCTCTTTGATAAATGCGTCAATAATTACACTAATAAATATCGTACTTTTATACAAATTAGATATGAAAATAAATGGATTAGTTATTTCAGGAATATTTTTAATGTTGGGATTTTCTTTGATTGGGAAAAATTTGATTAATATAATTCCATTTTATGTTGGAGCATATTTGTATGCACTTTACAATAGACAGAGTTTTAAGTCAATAGTAATAATTTGCATGTTTTCAACTTGCTTAGCACCAATGGTTAGTAGTGTTGCAAAGCTATTCAACTATACTCTGATTGGAATAATATTAGCGTTTATTCTTGGAGTGATTCTAGGATTTATTGTGCCACCAATATCGACAAGAGCAGTTCAATTTCATGGTGGATATAGTTTGTATAATACAGGATTATCAGCAGGTTTGGTAGCAGTAGTATTTTATTCAATAATGAAAAATTTAGGAATAAATATGGAATCTAGAGGAAATTATTTAGAAACGCAAAATTATGAAGTAATGTTAGTTTTGATAATTGTATTTTTATTCTATATTTTTTATGGTTTTAAAAGAAATAATTATTCATTTGACGGATATAGAAAAATTTTTTCTCATTCGGGAAGATTAATTACGGATTTTACAGTTACAGAAGGGGTATCACTAGTTTTTGTAAATATAGGAATACTAGGTTTAATGTGTACTGCAATAATATTTTTCTTTTTTCCAGTAAATGGACCGATTTTATGCGGATTATTGACTGTAGTAGGTTTTGGAGGTTTCGGAAAACATTTGAAAAATGTGCTTCCTGTGATGTTTGGAGTGATGATTGCATATTATTTTTTTGGACAGTCAATTCCATTGACAAATTATGCGATAATAATGTTTTTTTCAACAACATTGGCACCAATTAGCGGGAAATTCGGTTTTATAATAGGAATCTTAGTTGGATTTTTAAATTATTGTGTTACACTGAATGTAGGCGTTACTCACGGTGGATTGAATTTATACAATACAGGATTTTCTGCTGGAATTTTAGCTACCGTATGTGTACCAATTTTGCAAATATTTTTTGATGAGAATAAAAAACGATAG
- a CDS encoding SIMPL domain-containing protein — MKRIILLMCMMTCFLSFSDIVSGKRIQVRGIAKKEIMPNSAKVQLTIQTEDKNLDKASKENAQKLEKFKSLLSKSGARYDKINSTSYSTDKSYDWDTEVINKGEKEFKTVLSVEADNVTLNSLKDFLSVLANEKIYEVKRNAQGVNIFEIEMRDKSAKAAYQKALDKFNGLQQKLGSKGLGGKIKIVGFTNDEVSLEKRESVKKEINTVTHTIEVETRDMKNIGNIISVAQILGIGTNGYIEYDIDNKQKLEDELYENAYKEALKKAQVILGKTDLNLKNPVTITDKSQGVIRPYSDYNYNYYGNVLTDSKILEKSEKELLDKVSEKRIVVNPRKLDISKTVYIEFEMN, encoded by the coding sequence ATGAAAAGAATAATATTATTGATGTGTATGATGACTTGTTTTTTAAGTTTTTCAGACATTGTTTCAGGGAAAAGAATTCAAGTTAGAGGAATTGCTAAAAAAGAAATTATGCCAAATTCAGCAAAAGTCCAGTTGACGATTCAAACAGAAGATAAAAATTTGGATAAAGCGAGTAAAGAGAATGCACAAAAATTGGAGAAATTTAAAAGTTTATTGAGTAAATCGGGAGCTAGATATGATAAAATAAATTCAACATCATATTCTACAGATAAATCGTATGATTGGGATACAGAGGTTATAAATAAAGGTGAAAAAGAATTTAAAACAGTTTTATCAGTTGAAGCGGATAATGTTACGTTGAATTCATTAAAAGATTTCTTGTCAGTTTTAGCGAATGAAAAGATTTATGAAGTAAAAAGAAATGCACAAGGTGTGAATATTTTTGAAATAGAAATGAGAGATAAATCGGCTAAAGCAGCGTATCAAAAGGCTTTGGATAAATTTAATGGATTACAACAAAAATTAGGTTCAAAAGGATTAGGTGGTAAAATTAAGATAGTAGGGTTTACTAATGATGAAGTTAGTTTGGAAAAACGAGAAAGTGTAAAAAAAGAGATTAATACGGTAACTCACACAATCGAAGTAGAAACTAGAGATATGAAAAATATAGGAAATATTATAAGTGTAGCACAAATATTGGGAATCGGGACAAATGGATACATTGAATACGATATTGATAATAAACAAAAATTAGAAGATGAATTGTATGAAAATGCTTACAAAGAAGCCTTGAAAAAAGCACAAGTTATTTTAGGGAAAACAGATTTAAACTTAAAAAATCCTGTAACAATAACTGATAAATCACAAGGTGTAATTAGACCGTATTCAGATTATAACTACAATTATTACGGAAATGTTTTAACTGACTCGAAAATATTAGAAAAATCTGAAAAAGAATTGTTGGATAAAGTTTCAGAAAAAAGAATTGTAGTTAATCCAAGAAAATTAGATATCTCAAAAACGGTGTACATTGAATTTGAGATGAATTAA
- a CDS encoding SIMPL domain-containing protein — MKKVLIALCILSSLNTFSASENVIRKISVTGNSEREIMPDTAVLNFRIESKNRDLNLATNDVNQKLERFKNALRKQKIQADDIKTVSFYDEKIKEREDEIEGDRKNFLQNKKEERTPTSYTAEMSIFVRDIDFNRLANLMDVNSSGDLNGIKKDFKENLFVINLKEKDKTIDGALNKLFEKMNVTKDKLQSINTGNNIVFGSYKINENFGAYEEKWVDMFSVTHNLTLKVKDLKKLNTIIALADDNGLNIDGSIKFDLSNKGEIESKMYKEAYDQAKQKATSILKSSSMRLGEPIVVSEDVDFQQKMIDRIDKDWTVESGNALGLVAGTKEEYSYSADFASARKRRGTVDYTPKPLKLTQDVSVMYEILQK; from the coding sequence ATGAAAAAAGTACTAATAGCACTGTGCATACTTTCTAGTTTAAATACATTTTCTGCGAGTGAAAATGTGATTAGAAAAATAAGTGTTACAGGTAATTCAGAACGGGAAATAATGCCAGATACAGCAGTTTTGAATTTTAGAATAGAGTCAAAGAATAGGGATTTGAATTTGGCGACAAATGATGTGAACCAGAAACTTGAGAGATTTAAGAATGCGTTGAGAAAGCAGAAAATTCAAGCGGATGATATAAAGACGGTTTCTTTTTATGATGAGAAAATTAAAGAGAGAGAGGATGAGATTGAGGGGGATAGAAAAAATTTTCTTCAAAATAAGAAAGAAGAAAGAACACCAACTTCTTATACTGCTGAAATGTCAATTTTTGTGAGAGATATTGATTTTAATAGGTTGGCAAATTTGATGGACGTTAATTCAAGTGGAGATTTGAATGGTATTAAGAAAGATTTTAAAGAGAATCTTTTTGTTATAAATTTGAAGGAAAAAGATAAAACTATTGATGGTGCGTTGAATAAATTATTTGAGAAAATGAATGTGACAAAAGACAAATTACAGTCGATAAATACAGGGAATAATATAGTTTTTGGAAGTTACAAAATAAATGAAAATTTTGGTGCTTATGAAGAAAAATGGGTTGATATGTTTTCTGTGACTCATAATTTGACTTTGAAAGTGAAGGATTTAAAAAAATTGAATACAATAATTGCATTGGCTGATGATAACGGATTGAATATTGATGGTTCGATTAAATTTGATTTGTCGAATAAGGGTGAGATTGAATCAAAAATGTATAAAGAAGCGTATGACCAGGCAAAACAAAAGGCTACAAGTATTTTAAAATCGAGTTCAATGAGATTAGGAGAACCGATTGTTGTGAGCGAAGATGTGGATTTTCAACAGAAGATGATTGACAGGATTGATAAGGATTGGACTGTAGAAAGTGGCAATGCTCTTGGTTTAGTTGCAGGAACAAAAGAAGAATATTCGTATTCAGCTGATTTTGCTAGTGCTAGAAAAAGAAGAGGAACAGTAGATTACACTCCGAAACCTTTAAAATTAACACAAGATGTGTCAGTAATGTATGAAATACTTCAAAAATAG
- the ahpC gene encoding alkyl hydroperoxide reductase subunit C: MSLIGKKVEDFTVQMYQNEEFKEVSFEKDFLGKWNIFMFYPADFTFVCPTELEDLEDHHKELKDLGFDVYSVSTDTHFTHKAWHDHSEAISKVTYGMIGDPKKEVARIFDVLDEESGMAFRGTFIVNPEGKIVAYEVNDGGIGRDASELVRRAKAAKFVHDNPGLVCPAKWKEGEATLKPGLDLVGKI, from the coding sequence ATGTCATTAATTGGAAAAAAAGTAGAAGACTTTACGGTACAAATGTATCAAAATGAAGAATTTAAAGAAGTTTCATTTGAAAAAGATTTTTTAGGAAAATGGAATATTTTCATGTTTTATCCAGCAGACTTTACGTTTGTTTGTCCTACAGAGTTGGAAGATTTAGAAGATCATCATAAAGAATTGAAAGATTTAGGATTTGATGTTTATTCAGTAAGTACTGATACTCACTTTACTCATAAAGCATGGCACGATCATTCAGAAGCAATTAGCAAAGTAACTTATGGAATGATTGGAGATCCTAAAAAAGAAGTAGCAAGAATCTTTGATGTGTTGGATGAAGAATCAGGAATGGCTTTCAGAGGAACATTTATTGTAAATCCTGAAGGGAAAATCGTTGCATATGAAGTAAACGATGGTGGAATTGGAAGAGATGCTTCAGAATTAGTAAGAAGAGCAAAAGCTGCTAAATTCGTACACGATAATCCAGGATTAGTTTGTCCAGCTAAATGGAAAGAAGGAGAAGCTACATTAAAACCAGGATTAGATTTAGTAGGTAAAATATAA
- a CDS encoding PASTA domain-containing protein, with the protein MAKKFNLNFIRIIIILVCLGILATYGKDVFIRHFFNERLTVIPDVMNLNEKDAVRYLKKAGLHVKVIHSKTEKVPLNTVFIQDPAPQKEVKVHRTVRIWVNNGQTQKVPNIVGLELLEARSMLREKNIQIETIDYYPSNQKYNTILGVYPKPGTVLEMNQKISILVSSQKVLDPSVVPNLIGLDLNDAKVLLNQIGLQVGNISRTQDTTLPVNTIISTSPEAGTRIQKGQKINIVINAGVQRRRQTPSVEDIVNKTKKQVNEKEIENVINNTIDQIDQVKTNKDSNSNNSGNNNNNQSSDTNDTNKKSRTVPEIHPSNKSENTGNDDDGGE; encoded by the coding sequence ATGGCAAAAAAATTTAATTTAAATTTTATACGAATTATTATTATTTTAGTCTGCCTAGGTATATTGGCGACTTATGGTAAGGATGTGTTTATTCGACATTTTTTTAATGAAAGGCTCACAGTTATTCCAGATGTTATGAACCTTAATGAAAAAGATGCTGTTAGATACTTGAAAAAAGCAGGACTTCATGTAAAAGTTATTCATTCAAAGACTGAAAAAGTACCGCTTAATACAGTTTTTATTCAAGATCCTGCTCCCCAAAAAGAAGTAAAAGTTCATAGAACTGTTAGAATTTGGGTAAATAATGGACAAACTCAGAAAGTGCCTAATATTGTTGGATTGGAACTATTAGAGGCTCGTTCTATGTTGCGTGAAAAAAATATTCAAATTGAAACAATTGATTACTACCCTTCTAATCAGAAGTACAATACGATTTTAGGGGTTTATCCTAAGCCGGGAACTGTTTTAGAAATGAATCAAAAAATTTCAATTTTAGTTTCATCACAAAAAGTTTTGGATCCATCTGTAGTGCCTAATTTAATTGGATTAGACTTGAATGATGCAAAAGTATTATTGAATCAAATTGGATTACAAGTTGGTAATATTTCTAGAACACAAGATACAACATTACCTGTAAATACAATTATTTCTACATCGCCTGAAGCAGGAACTCGTATTCAAAAAGGTCAAAAAATTAATATTGTTATAAATGCTGGCGTGCAAAGAAGACGACAAACACCTTCTGTTGAAGATATTGTTAATAAAACTAAAAAACAAGTTAATGAAAAAGAAATTGAAAATGTTATAAACAATACTATTGATCAAATTGATCAAGTTAAGACTAACAAAGATTCAAATAGTAACAATAGTGGTAATAATAACAATAATCAATCATCTGATACAAACGATACAAACAAAAAATCAAGAACTGTCCCAGAAATTCATCCGTCAAATAAATCGGAAAACACTGGAAACGATGACGATGGAGGAGAATAA